The stretch of DNA GTTATGCAGTCCGTAAGGCCATCAAGAAATTAGCACAAGATGGCTTAGTTTATAGTGTTAAGGGACGTGGCGTCGTCTTATTGGAACACAATCCACAAACCCAACAATTTAATTTAAATTTGGGTGAATTGACTGGCATTCATGCCAGCGATCCTGATCGCTCATTTGATTACAAAACCGATCTGGTCAGCTTCAAACAGCTCATTGTGGATCAGGCGCTCAGCCAACAAAGTGCCTTTGAGGTCGGCATACCGGTGTACGCCATCCAGAGAGTCCGTTCCATTAATGGCACTCGCGCAGTGATTGATATCAACTACTTTAATGCCCAATTGATTCCCGGCATCACGCCGACTATCGCTAAAACCTCGATTTACGATTACATTCAAAAACAACTCAAGATTAAAATTGCAGTCGTTAAACGAATGTTACGCGTTGATTCAGTTAAACCAGTGGATACCGATAACCTTGCTTTAGGTGAAAATAACTGTGTCGGTAATATGATCAGCATTGCTTTTAATGACTCTGGACGCCAATTTGAATATACTGAATCGCACTATATTCCAAATGAACTCGTCTTTACCCAACTGATTCGTAACTAAACCTTACCAACTGAATTTTACCCAGCCATCTAAAAATGGCTGGGCTTTTTGTGTCTCCGGCTTGTGGTTGACCCATTCGTCACCGCTTTATAATAAATAGACCATATTGATTCACATTACTACTAAAGATATGTTCGAACAAATATTGACAATTTAACAGATTTGTTTATAATAATAATTATAAAAGCTAATGGGGGTTAGCCTTTGTACCGTTTAACACACAACGTTAACGGTTCGATAATTCGGTGCCAAGGAATTAGGCGTGGTCACTAGGAGTAAAACTAAAAATAGCCGCTGAGCAGCTAGGTGTTCAGCGACTATTTTTGTGTTTTAAACTTTACCTGCTAACTTGATCCTTTACCGTTGTTCGCGCCGACGACGCAATCGCATGCCACCGAACAAGCCAACCATCGTCAAGGCTAAGAGACCCCAAATATCCGTTGGCCGTTGCTCACTAGTTTGTGGTAACGTCCGCGCAGTCGTTAAGGGTTGTAAAGACTGTCGACTTGAGACGTGTTGCTTGGCAACTGGTGCGGTCAACCGAATCGTCGTACGACTTGGTTGAATACGTGCTGCCATTGCCACTGGCTTAGTCATTGCAGTTGACTGGCTAGTTAACCGTTGTGCTGGCATCGCCGCGGACTTCACTGAAACTGGCGTTAATTTAGCGGTTGGCCGACTCGTCTTAGTGGTCAAATGACTCAATTTAGCGGTTGGACGGTTGGTCTTAGCCGTGACGTGCGTCATTTTAGCGGCTGGACGTTTAGTCGTCTTGGTCGTCATTGGCGACGACTGTGTTGGCTTAGTTGTTGATCCAGTAGTGGTTGACTGGCGTTGTTCAGGTTCATAATAGAACGCTACGGTCGTCGCAGAATCAGTATAGTGACCCCGAATCGTTTCAGGTTCATTGGCAACTAACCGGTAACCGGCAATCTTAGGTGCCGCCACATCATAAGGTGCCGCGAACTTCCCAGTCATTTCCGTCCCTGGCTTAACGGTTTGATCCGTCTTTGCCAAATAATATTTAACGTTGACACGCCCACTCGTCTGCTGATAAGTGATGGTCTGCATCAAGTCGGGACTCGTTTCGGTAACCGTGGTTGCTGGCACTTGAGTCATATCCGCACGATAATCCGCAATAACTGGCGCCGTCAAGGCTTCAAAGGTCGTTGTCCCAACTGGCTTCCAAGTCGTGTATTGAACCGTCCCAGTGACCGCATCACGAACCGCTTCACGTGTAAATTCAATCGTCCGTGTCACGGTTGGCGCAGCCATTTTACCATCCGCGTACTTAAATTGAACCGTTTGCTTAACCGCATGGGTCAAGTCAACACCAGCTGGTAATGTTTCACCAGGCTTCAAGGTTACCAAAGTATGGCTAAACATCACCCGATAAGCGAGAATTGGCGCAGCTGAAGTAAAGGCGGCATTATTTTCTGGATAACCATTATGAGCTAATTGATAGCCCTTAGCTTCATAACCGGCAATCGCACTCTTGGTTGGATCTGGTAACGTCCCTTGATAAGGTACCGTTATCGTGGTCTGACCAATACTCTTATTTGTCACCGCGTCCACATAATTAATGACTCGAGTGACCGTGACTGGCGCATAATCATAAACGATCGTGCCCTTGAGAAGAGGCAACGTCCCACTCATTGCGGCACTATTTGACCCCATTTGCTTGAAGACGTAATTCCCGATCGTTGCTGGCGTGGTTGTATAAGGATCACCAACATTCCCGTGAATTTGTTCAGGCGCCACAATTGGCTCATTGTCTGGATCAAGATATTCGACGGTCATTCCACCGGCGACCACGGGATTCTTAACAAATTGCAGGTCAACTTCTTGTGGATTTTGTAAATAAGTCCCAGTCGAGGCACTACTCTCGTTTGGTAAAAATTGATAACCAGGTAACGTGGTATAACTTTCAAAATTGTACTTGTCCCCAATCTTAGGACTCGTCGTGCTAATCAATGGCTTGATCAACTTGCCAGTATCATGATCGATTAGACCGACATCAACAGTTGGCGCAGTTTGCCAATTAGCAGCCTGGTAAATCATGCTGTCATAGGTAAATTGAACACTGCCAGGATAATAAAGATTAATGTCATCCTTCACATTACCAGTTGAATTGGCCGTGCCGACAAAACCATAAGTAAACCAGTTGGCATTCGCAACAGCTTGATAAGGTGTTGGAATTTCAAACTCATCATGGCCTAAATAGGTCAACGGCGTTTCAGTCGCGGCGTACTTAGTCGTGTCCGTCCCGTTCCAAGTTTCCTCATAATGGGACGATAAATCTTCACCTTCAAGTCCAATGATTGGCGTTGGCGTGAAGACAGCCGGTTGACCAATGACGATATTGACTGCTTGTGATAAGGTTTGATTTTCACCAACCGCACTCACTTGAGCCGCTTTGGTGAAACCTTTCAATGGTGAAAAGTCTGTCAATGAATCATCACTAAAGTTAAATATCTTTGGAAAACCATTCCGTGTGACATCATTATTATCAATGCTCGTCAACCATGGTCCTAACATTGCCAATTGCGCATTGGTCATCCCTTTAGAGTTTTGCTGATAAACATAGGTCGTGGTTTGACCATCTAGTTGAACTTCATTAATTTGACTAGGATCAATTTCAGTTAATGGTTTCAGATTAGCCGCACTCATATCAACAAGACCAATCGTGATATTACTAAAGCGTAGTGGAATCAGTGGTGTAAAATCAATCGTTGGATCTTGAATATTGACATTCATATTAATCAAAGTCGTCTTTGGCAAGTACTGTAGATATTGCATGCCTGCAAAGCTATCAGTCACGTTGACATAACCATCAGTCCCCAGTCCCAGCGACGTGCCATTAAAGTTACGAATCTCACCGACCGTAATCGGACCAGTGACCCCTAACGCTTGCTGAACCGCAGTTTCCATATTTGCGTCGCCAAATGTCACAACAGTTGCATCAGGAACCGTCGTTGCTTGTGAGCTAGCCGTGCTAGTGGTACTCGTAGCCGCTGAAGTGGCGGTTGAAGTCGTCCCACTAGTTATTGAGCTGGCACTGGTTGCCGTACTGCCAACCGAAGTAGCGGCTGACCCAGTTGTGGCCGTCGTGACCATCGTACTGGTCGCAGCAGATGTAGTGCTCGTGGCCGTTGAAGCGGCACTCGTTGTTGTCGCGGTGCTAGCCGTAGACGCTGCAGTAACTGAACTGGTTGCCGCCGACGTCGTTGAACTAGCACTGGTTGTCTTTGAAGCTGGTGCAGAACTCATTGCCGTTGAGCCCACACTCGCGGTCGTACTGGTCGCCGCGCTAGCCGTCGTTGATACCGGCGCACTAGTTGCTGCGGTACTCCCCGCTGACGTTGGTGTCTTAGCCGTCGTCGCGGTAGTGGTTGACGTCACGACCGTTGTCGTAGGTGTTGTCTCAGCCGCTTTAGCCGTGACTGGCTTGACCATTAGAGCTGCCCCTAAAGCACTAGTCCCAATCACGGCAATTAATGCTGTACACCACTTCTTACCAGATTTATAAAGACGATAATGATTTCGAACCATTCTTGTTCGTTGTAATTGCTTGAACCGCATCTTAAACACTCCTCTTGTTTAATGATGACTTAAAATAACTTTTATAAAATTTTATGCTTACGCAAACCACCGAGTAACCCGAATATTGTCAACCCTAGCAATCCCCAAATCGTCTTAGGTTGTTGCTCACTCGTTTGTGGCAATTTTTCTTTAGTCATTGGCACTGGCAACTGTTTAGTCGTCCGCAAGTGTTGCTGACTAGTCAATTTGACTGATGTCGACGCTTGAGACGTTGGCTTAATCATTGCCGGTTGTGTCATGACCGTTGTTCCTGATTTAACTGATTTCGTCGCAATCGACCTTACTGGTTGAACGACTGGCTTAACTAGTTTAGTCGGTGTGACCTTTTTAACTGGTTGCTCAACTGAATGAGCTGATTTAACCGGTGTGAAGGTTGCAACTGAACGAGTCTCTGGCTTGGTCCATTTAACTGATGTTAACTTCTTGGCCGGTGTGCCCTGCTTAGCTGGCGTAACTTTTTTAGCCGGTGTTGGCCGTTTAGCTGGTTTTTTAACCGGCGTTGTCGTTGTGGTTGAATGCACTGGCAGATAGTAGAACGTCACGGTCGCGTCAGTCGTTGCATAATGCCCCATCATTTCTGAACTCTGGGTTGCTAATGTATAGCCTTTAATCGCTGGTGCAGTGATTTGATAAGGTTGACCGACAATCCCAGTGAGCACACTCATTGGCGCTAACGCTTGCTTCGTCCCAGCCAAATAATAATTGACCGTGACTTTGCTAAGTGCTGGCCGATAGACAACGGTTTCAGTGCTGTCAGCACTAGTTGCGGTAACCGGCATGGTGTTAATTTGAGCCAAGTCAGGTTGATAACCCGTAATCATTGGTGATGGCACTGCTGGTAAACTTGCCGCACCCATCGCTGTCCAATTCGAATAGGTTGTCGCAGCCGTCACGCGATCAATCGTCGCCGTTCTCGTAAACATCACTTGTTGTGTCACGCTTGGCGCCGCCGTTTGACCGTCAGCGTAGTGATAAGTAATCGTTCGAGTGACTGGATGACTTAAACTCATGCCAGTTGGTAACGTGTCGCCAACTTTTAATTGATCAATCCGATGAGCTAAAGCCACGGTATAAGTTTTAGTCAACGTTGCCGAATCAAAGACTGAACCCGTCGCTGGAAAATCGTTGCTAACTAAGCGATAACCAGCGGCTTCATAGCCTTGAATAGCTGCTAAAGTTGGATTCTGAGCGGCACTTTGATACGCGCCAGTTAGTG from Lactiplantibacillus brownii encodes:
- a CDS encoding GntR family transcriptional regulator encodes the protein MTNSSFETIYQTLRERILKGKYSIKMRLPIEDDLITEFASSRYAVRKAIKKLAQDGLVYSVKGRGVVLLEHNPQTQQFNLNLGELTGIHASDPDRSFDYKTDLVSFKQLIVDQALSQQSAFEVGIPVYAIQRVRSINGTRAVIDINYFNAQLIPGITPTIAKTSIYDYIQKQLKIKIAVVKRMLRVDSVKPVDTDNLALGENNCVGNMISIAFNDSGRQFEYTESHYIPNELVFTQLIRN
- a CDS encoding mucin-binding protein, with product MRFKQLQRTRMVRNHYRLYKSGKKWCTALIAVIGTSALGAALMVKPVTAKAAETTPTTTVVTSTTTATTAKTPTSAGSTAATSAPVSTTASAATSTTASVGSTAMSSAPASKTTSASSTTSAATSSVTAASTASTATTTSAASTATSTTSAATSTMVTTATTGSAATSVGSTATSASSITSGTTSTATSAATSTTSTASSQATTVPDATVVTFGDANMETAVQQALGVTGPITVGEIRNFNGTSLGLGTDGYVNVTDSFAGMQYLQYLPKTTLINMNVNIQDPTIDFTPLIPLRFSNITIGLVDMSAANLKPLTEIDPSQINEVQLDGQTTTYVYQQNSKGMTNAQLAMLGPWLTSIDNNDVTRNGFPKIFNFSDDSLTDFSPLKGFTKAAQVSAVGENQTLSQAVNIVIGQPAVFTPTPIIGLEGEDLSSHYEETWNGTDTTKYAATETPLTYLGHDEFEIPTPYQAVANANWFTYGFVGTANSTGNVKDDINLYYPGSVQFTYDSMIYQAANWQTAPTVDVGLIDHDTGKLIKPLISTTSPKIGDKYNFESYTTLPGYQFLPNESSASTGTYLQNPQEVDLQFVKNPVVAGGMTVEYLDPDNEPIVAPEQIHGNVGDPYTTTPATIGNYVFKQMGSNSAAMSGTLPLLKGTIVYDYAPVTVTRVINYVDAVTNKSIGQTTITVPYQGTLPDPTKSAIAGYEAKGYQLAHNGYPENNAAFTSAAPILAYRVMFSHTLVTLKPGETLPAGVDLTHAVKQTVQFKYADGKMAAPTVTRTIEFTREAVRDAVTGTVQYTTWKPVGTTTFEALTAPVIADYRADMTQVPATTVTETSPDLMQTITYQQTSGRVNVKYYLAKTDQTVKPGTEMTGKFAAPYDVAAPKIAGYRLVANEPETIRGHYTDSATTVAFYYEPEQRQSTTTGSTTKPTQSSPMTTKTTKRPAAKMTHVTAKTNRPTAKLSHLTTKTSRPTAKLTPVSVKSAAMPAQRLTSQSTAMTKPVAMAARIQPSRTTIRLTAPVAKQHVSSRQSLQPLTTARTLPQTSEQRPTDIWGLLALTMVGLFGGMRLRRRREQR
- a CDS encoding MucBP domain-containing protein — protein: MSEANLEPLTQIDPSTISFVNLASVFRGGGYQHNPNGLTNAQLAQLAPWLTAIDNNDLTSKRMDFSDGSLTDLSSLRDFKKPVYIIVGGQSIDVSQPVPMVIGQPADFTATPLTGIEGENLTSRYATTWSGSEVTATQLMKQTPLVSLGNGEFEIPTVYNNGNWFSYGLHGVPYTAANSTGYIGITYPDGVQFVYDVMVYQAVNWEIAPSVTLNFVDQADQPIATAMTKTSPKIGDSYDFSNLARVAGYTFLPKASSTTTGHYMQAPQTLSFVFEKAVPAGGITVNYVDPDGKIIAPATMIKGNVGDPYTTTPATVAHYTYRQVLPTSTPATGTLALAAGTVTYEYVPDAVNRIINYVDTTTGKTLTSTTLTGAYQSAAQNPTLAAIQGYEAAGYRLVSNDFPATGSVFDSATLTKTYTVALAHRIDQLKVGDTLPTGMSLSHPVTRTITYHYADGQTAAPSVTQQVMFTRTATIDRVTAATTYSNWTAMGAASLPAVPSPMITGYQPDLAQINTMPVTATSADSTETVVYRPALSKVTVNYYLAGTKQALAPMSVLTGIVGQPYQITAPAIKGYTLATQSSEMMGHYATTDATVTFYYLPVHSTTTTTPVKKPAKRPTPAKKVTPAKQGTPAKKLTSVKWTKPETRSVATFTPVKSAHSVEQPVKKVTPTKLVKPVVQPVRSIATKSVKSGTTVMTQPAMIKPTSQASTSVKLTSQQHLRTTKQLPVPMTKEKLPQTSEQQPKTIWGLLGLTIFGLLGGLRKHKIL